In a genomic window of Cuculus canorus isolate bCucCan1 chromosome Z, bCucCan1.pri, whole genome shotgun sequence:
- the INIP gene encoding SOSS complex subunit C, with the protein MAANPSGQGFQNKNRVAILAELDKEKRKLLMQNQSSTNHPGASIALARSPLNKDFRDHAEQQHIAAQQKAALQHAHAHSSGYFITQDSAFGNLILPVLPRLEAE; encoded by the exons ATGGCAGCAAATCCTTCAGGACAAG GtttccagaataaaaatagGGTTGCAATCCTGGCAGAACTAGacaaggagaagagaaagttacTTATGCAAAACCAGTCATCCACAAATCACCCTGGAGCCAG CATTGCTCTTGCAAGATCACCGCTGAACAAGGATTTCCGTGAtcatgctgagcagcagcacatcGCAGCACAGCAGAAGGCTGCACTGCAG cacGCACATGCACATTCCTCAGGATACTTCATAACTCAAGACTCTGCATTTGGAAATCTTATTCTTCCTGTCTTACCTCGACTTGAAGCAGAATGA